In Nitrospirota bacterium, the genomic stretch AAAAATGGAGCCAGCCTTTAAGAAACTGGAGCCAAACTATTTCTCAACTTGCTTTATTTTTCGAGGGCAGGCTAATATTGGATATCACTGTGTGACGGAGTTTCAGACTTGACACAGTTTAATGAATATATCCTGTTTATCTGTGGTTTATTCGTTTTTTGTTAATCTACTTTTTTGACAGCTAATTGGTATAAGTGAATTCCATGATTTATAATGACGTGCCGTTAGCCTAATATGATTGTATCTTAATAACCTCATCAATCTAATTTTCTCAAAATTGCTCTTACTGGGGAGCCGTCGCTGTTAGCTATTTTTAGCGGAAGGCATACGAGGTCGTAGTTGCCCTCTGAGGCTTCTGATAAATCAAGGCTTTCGATTATCCATATATTTGCGCTAAGCAGCGTCTTGTGTACAATCTCGGATTTACCAAACTGTGCGATTGAATAATAATCAATTCCGACTAAAGTGATTTTGCGTGAAACGAGATAATCGGCTCCTTCTTCTGTCAGATAAACATAGTTTTCATAAAATTGCGGTCTCTTTAAATGTTCTGTCGAGTTAATCGTTTTAAACAGGATCCTTTGTCCCTCTTTTATATCTTGTTTTTTAAGCTCATCTGCCTTTATAGATTCTCTGTCCTTTATGCAGATTACTCTTGAGGGGCCTACTGTGGTTGTTATCGGCACCAGGTCTATTGACAGGCCGTCTTTGATGAAATGCAGCGGGCTGTCCATATGAGTGCCAACATGGACGCTCATGGTAACTTCTGAAAGATTCATATTGTCTTTTTCCATACTCATTTTTTTTCTAATGTAAAAAGGCGGATCCCCCCTCCACACCACCATATCAGTACTAAGGGTTAATGTTACATCAATCCATTGGTTTATCGGCACAGGTTACCTCCCTATTCTTTAAAACATTATTAAAATTAGGCAAAGACATCTAATGGCTTTTATATACGTCTCAACCATTTTCCAACTGCTACAAACTGGCTTTTTCCTCTTCATATATGCATCTTCTATTACATAGATAACAAAAAGCCATTTTATCACTAAAAATGTAAAACAGTAAATACATCCTTTTTATATAGTTTTTTGATGAGGTATTTCGATTTCTTGATTTATTTTCTGGTTCATGTTAGCATAACTAAACTATTATCAAAATTATTAAATACACATTTTGAATGTTAGGAGGATAATTATTATACAGCTGCAATCAGCAGACATATACAAATGTCCGATAACAGAGATGGAGTTTGTGCTTGTAAAAGGTGGGTGTTATAAGATGGGAGATACATCCGGCGATAAATATGAGGATGAAACACCAGTACACGAGGTTTGTGTTGATGATTTTTATATAGGGAAATATGAAGTAACTCAAGGGCAATGGACTAAAATAATGGAGTGCAATCCATCATACTTTAAAAGTGGAGATAACTATCCTATAGAGACTGTGAGTTGGACTGATGTAAAGGAATTTATTAATAAACTAAACGAAAGAACAGGTAAGAAATATCGTTTACCAACCGAGGCTAAGTGGGAGTATGCAGCCAGGAGTGGCGGCAAAAAAGAGAAATGGGCAGGGACTAATGATGATACTAAGTTATGTAATTATGCCTGGTATAATGGAAATTCAAACGGTGAAACACATCCTGTAGGGCAGAAATTGCCTAATGCGTTAGGGCTTTTTGATATGAGTGGCAATGTATGGGAGTGGTTGGAGGATGTATATGATGAAGATGCGTACACCAAACATTCTCTTGATAACCCTATATATACGGGAGGTAGCAGTAACCGTGTGATACGAGGCGGTAGTTGGAACCGCAACCCGCAATACGCACGTTGTTACAGCCGTCGTTTCAACAGCACCGACTACAGGAGCTATAACATAGGGTTCCGACTTGAGTATGTATGGCAAACTGAAATTAAGTAAACATTCAAAGGAGTGTCAGATATTTAACACATTAATGTAGTATAAGTGGATTGTTAATAAGTGCGTTACTTTTGGCAGACCTAACCGTGTTTTCAAGAAGTGTGGCGATGGTTACCGGGCCCACACCACCAGGAACAGGCGTTATCAAAGAGGCTTTTTTTGCAACAGAGTTAAAATCTATGTCTCCAATTATTTTTCCATTCTGCTGTACATTTATCCCGATGTCCACTACAATTGCGCCCTCTTTTATCATATCACCCGTAATTAGGCCTGGCATTCCGGTAGCAGAGCACACAATGTCAGCGTTTATTAAGTAATCTTTTAAATTTGCCGTACTTTTATGGCACACCGATACGGTTGCTTCTTTTGCTAAAAGCATCATAGAAAGTGGCTTTCCCACTGCTAAACTCTTCCCTATTACTACAGCGTTTTTACCGACAAGGTCAACTCCGTAGTACTCCAGCAGCCTGATTACTCCAAAAGGTGTGCAAGGCAAAAAACTCTGAGACGTACATATGCTAAAATCGGCAGTCTTTTGTACTATATGCTGGCTGCCAGAGAATTCCTTGCCAAAAAGCTGAAACATGGACTCCTCAGCACTTAAACGCCCTACAGAAACTGAACCTAAACCGTCCACATCCTTATCTGGCACTATTGCGTTGACCACCCTTCTGGGGTTTATTCTTTTAGGAAGTGGAAATAACACAAGAAGCCCGTTTATACGCTCATCTGCATTTATACTACTAACAATGTTTAAGATTTCATTCAGAGATACATTGGTTGGCAGCTTATACTCAAAAACATTTATGCCCACACTTTTAGATATCTTCACTGTAGCATTGAAATAAGAACAGGAGGCGCTATTATCTCCTGCAAGTAAAAGTGCTAGTCCTACCTCTATGCCTGTTTTAGCAAGATTTTGGACGTCACGGCGTACGTTTTCCCTGATTTCTACTGCAAGCTTTGTGCCGTCCATTAATTTAACCATCTTTTGTATCATACCTTTTTAATACTAACAAATGTGAATGGTATTAGAAAATAGGTTACCATCTATGGCCTTTATCCGTAAAAATATTTATTTTATCGTTACATGATACATACTTTAGCCTAAATGTGCTAAAGTATTATTAATAGTGTTTTACTGTTGCCACTTAGATGTCAGATATCGCTGTTATTAAAAAACCAGTATAAAAAATAAGGAGGAGATTATGAAAGTCAGACTTTACAGATTAATATTATTGCTTTTGCTTGCTATAGCGCTTATCCCTGCGGAAACGTTTGGAGAAAGCAAAGAGGATGCGTCCGGATTTTCGGATAATAAGAAAATCTACATCAAACTTGTCGAAAAAATTAACGGCAGCGTTGACACTGTTTCGTCTAAAGTATCTGAAGCATTGGCCCAAAATGGCTGGAAAGTGGTAGCGGCATTTTATCCGGCACTCCCTGACAACTGTAAATATAAAAGCAAAGTGCTGGTAATACATAACGAAAAGTACTGGAAAACAATATTCGCAGCCTCTCCCAATGCCAAGTTTGTTTATCCTTTAAGAGTAAATATATATAGTGACGAAAAAGGTACAAACATATCGTTGGTCAATCCGGTTGCTTTAAACCGTCTTATTTCACAGGAGCTTGATAATATGTCTTTAGAGGCACTAAAGTCCCTGACTACGGCTGTGCAGGGCGCAGGGGGCGGCCAAAACGTTTCGAAAGAAGAGGGAACCCTGCTTGATGGCAACAGAACTCACGGAATAGGCGGTGGTCTTTTAGAAGACAATATTGTAAAAATTCACACGGTAAGAAATAAAACTGAAAATGTAATAAACTCTATAATAAAAGACTTACAGTCCACTATAAAACGAAATAAAAACGGTTACTATCTTGTTTACTCAATCGATATGAGAGAAAATGGAATAATGCTGTTTGGTATTTCAAAAAAGGAGGTTGAAAAGGCCGCATTTACCATAACCGGTGAAAAAAGGGTAACAAAACTCAATGCCTGTCCAGGTATCGACCATGCCCCTGCATTCCCGTTGGAGATAACGGTTGACTCTACCGGCAAGAGTATAAAAGTGGAGACTCTCAGAGAGATGTACAGAATGAATGCTTATTTCGGGGATACCGGCGAAATGGCTTTCATGAAACATTATTTTATGCCGGGAAAAATAGAGGATGAGATAATCACCTCGACATATATGGAAGTGTTGCAATAATGACGTAAAACAGAGTAATACACAAGAGACTGAAATCAGCGCCAGAGGTTTAGAGGGAGTGTAGCGGATGAGGTGAGAACAATAATTCCTAATAATTTTCTGTAAACCCACTAAACCTTTAGCACATTCTTAGTGTCTAACCTGTTAACTAATGGTAAATAAAAACAGGAGTATGTTTGATGAAAAAAATGCAATTAATTAAATTGAAAATGAGCGGGCTTAATGTCGGTGTTATTTTGTTTCTGATGTTATTTTTCCCATTGTCCGGTTTTTCTGAGACAACACGTGAACTATCGCAATCTAATCAGGCAACCTCCTCAATTTCACAACCATTAATACGTGAGGGAAATCTTGCGGTTAAAATTGTACAGGAATTTTCTTTAAGTACAACCGCTAATGAAATCGAATCCGAAACAATCCTGGGGGAAATTGGGATTACTCCAAGAAACGGATGGGTTGCAGACTATCCGATAACGCCGGACATAGTTGGTGAGATACAAAAAACTATAATAAATTCCGTTGATATGAGAAAACTTAAAATGAGCAAAGACGAGGCAATAACCAAATACCAAAAAGTTATCTCTAACCTTGGCATGTATATTCAGGCATCTACAGAGCAGGACAAATACAAAGCTTCATCCACCTCAGCATTGTCGTCAGACAATAAGACCGTGATAAACAATTATTATATAAAAGAAGGACCTCCGGTAATCACCTATTATGCGCCACCCCCTGCATACACCTATATGTATGCCTGGGTGGATTATCCCTTCTGGTACTATGGTGGATGGTTTCCAGGCTACTATATTTTATATGATTTCCATAAAGTTGTAATTATTGGCGGGACAAGTGTGTTTATAACCAACCATTTCAGAGATACAGTTAGCCATCGGGTGCTGCGTATAGACCCTGTCGATAGATTCAGAGGACGAACTTTCGCGGGGATTGGTGCTCCCCATAACAGGATTGGTTTTCTTCA encodes the following:
- a CDS encoding cyclase family protein; translated protein: MPINQWIDVTLTLSTDMVVWRGDPPFYIRKKMSMEKDNMNLSEVTMSVHVGTHMDSPLHFIKDGLSIDLVPITTTVGPSRVICIKDRESIKADELKKQDIKEGQRILFKTINSTEHLKRPQFYENYVYLTEEGADYLVSRKITLVGIDYYSIAQFGKSEIVHKTLLSANIWIIESLDLSEASEGNYDLVCLPLKIANSDGSPVRAILRKLD
- a CDS encoding formylglycine-generating enzyme family protein; this translates as MEFVLVKGGCYKMGDTSGDKYEDETPVHEVCVDDFYIGKYEVTQGQWTKIMECNPSYFKSGDNYPIETVSWTDVKEFINKLNERTGKKYRLPTEAKWEYAARSGGKKEKWAGTNDDTKLCNYAWYNGNSNGETHPVGQKLPNALGLFDMSGNVWEWLEDVYDEDAYTKHSLDNPIYTGGSSNRVIRGGSWNRNPQYARCYSRRFNSTDYRSYNIGFRLEYVWQTEIK
- a CDS encoding bifunctional 5,10-methylenetetrahydrofolate dehydrogenase/5,10-methenyltetrahydrofolate cyclohydrolase translates to MIQKMVKLMDGTKLAVEIRENVRRDVQNLAKTGIEVGLALLLAGDNSASCSYFNATVKISKSVGINVFEYKLPTNVSLNEILNIVSSINADERINGLLVLFPLPKRINPRRVVNAIVPDKDVDGLGSVSVGRLSAEESMFQLFGKEFSGSQHIVQKTADFSICTSQSFLPCTPFGVIRLLEYYGVDLVGKNAVVIGKSLAVGKPLSMMLLAKEATVSVCHKSTANLKDYLINADIVCSATGMPGLITGDMIKEGAIVVDIGINVQQNGKIIGDIDFNSVAKKASLITPVPGGVGPVTIATLLENTVRSAKSNALINNPLILH